The Molothrus ater isolate BHLD 08-10-18 breed brown headed cowbird chromosome 9, BPBGC_Mater_1.1, whole genome shotgun sequence genome includes a region encoding these proteins:
- the PIGC gene encoding phosphatidylinositol N-acetylglucosaminyltransferase subunit C, with protein sequence MEPVPGRRWQKVLYERQPFPDNYVDQRFLEELRKNVHARQYRYQAVVFQSGAVVQQLCSVCVFVLTWWYMDAGLLSPQGLFGAALVSSLLGYVLFDAVDGGAGRWASGRTRWADLKSTLVFAAFTYGFSPVLKTLTESISTDTIYAMSALMLLGHLIFFDYGANAAIVSSTLSLNMAIFASVCLASRLPRSLHAFVMVTFAMQMFALWPMLQKKLKARTPRCYVAVTVLFALAALVALATVSSVGAVLFASLLLAISCLCPYCLIRLQLLKDNIHGPWDEAEIKEDLSRFLM encoded by the coding sequence ATGGAGCCGGTGCCCGGGCGGCGGTGGCAGAAGGTGCTGTACGAGCGCCAGCCTTTCCCCGATAACTACGTGGACCAGCGGTTCCTGGAGGAGCTGCGGAAGAACGTGCACGCCCGGCAGTACCGGTACCAGGCCGTGGTCTTCCAGTCGGGAGCGGtggtgcagcagctgtgcagcgTCTGCGTCTTCGTGCTCACCTGGTGGTACATGGACGCCGGGCTGCTGAGCCCGCAGGGCCTTTTCGGAGCGGCGCTGGTCTCCTCCCTGCTCGGCTACGTCCTGTTCGACGCCGTGgacggcggggccgggcgctgGGCGAGCGGGCGGACGCGCTGGGCTGACCTCAAGAGCACGCTGGTGTTCGCCGCCTTCACCTACGGCTTCTCGCCGGTGCTGAAGACGCTGACCGAGTCCATCAGCACGGACACCATCTACGCCATGTCGGCCCTCATGCTCCTGGGGCACCTCATCTTCTTCGACTACGGCGCCAACGCCGCCATCGTGTCCAGCACGCTGTCCCTCAACATGGCCATCTTCGCCTCGGTGTGCCTGGCCTCGCGCCTGCCGCGCTCCCTGCATGCCTTCGTCATGGTGACCTTCGCCATGCAGATGTTCGCCCTGTGGCCCATGCTGCAGAAGAAGCTGAAGGCGCGGACGCCGCGCTGCTACGTGGCCGTCACGGTGCTCTTTGCGCTGGCGGCGCTGGTGGCGCTGGCCACCGTGTCCAGCGTGGGCGCCGTGCTCTTCGCCTCCCTGCTGCTCGCCatctcctgcctctgcccctaCTGCCTCATCCGCCTCCAGCTGCTCAAGGACAACATCCACGGGCCGTGGGACGAGGCTGAGATCAAGGAGGACCTCTCCAGGTTCCTCATGTAG
- the LOC129046772 gene encoding filaggrin-2-like isoform X2 — MCCPGPPRGHTDVCVTASQTHVGTSTGGTEHPQTGQSTHRQDRAPIDRTEHPQTGQSIHRQDRAPTEGSEHPQTGQSIHRGVRAPIDRTEHPQTGQSIHRQVRAPTEGSEHPQTGQSIHRQDRASTDRSEHPQTGQSIHRQDRALTDRSEHPQRGQSTHRQDRASTDRTEHPQTGQSIHRWVRASTDRTEHPGSEHPQTDQSTHRQDRLPTEGSEHPQRGQSTHRQDRASTGRSEHPQADQSTHRQDRASTDRTEHSQRSEHPQTGQSTHRGVRAPTEGSEHPQTGQSTHRQDRASTDRTEHPQTGQSTHRGVRAPTDRTEHPQRGQSIHRQVRASTDRSEHPQTGQSTHRQVRAPTDRTEHPQRGQSTHRGVRAPTDRTEHPQTGQSTHRQDRASTDRTEHPQTGQSIHRQDRAPTDRTEHPQRGQSTHRQDRASTDRSEHPQTGQSIHRQDRASTDRTEHPQTGQSTHRQDRAPTEGSEHPQTGQSTHRQDRASTDRSEHPQTGQSTHRQVRAPTDRSEHSQTGQSIHRQVRAPTEGSEHPQRGQSTHRQGQSTHRQVRAPRVRAPCSEHSVCRAVTQGQGWVAQAAAPHQSIPLG, encoded by the exons ATGTGCTGCCCAGGCCCACCACGAGGACACACGGATGTTTGTGTCACAGCATCCCAGACACACGTGGGAACATCTACAGGTGGGACAGAGCACCCACAGACAGGTCAGAGCAcccacagacaggacagagcaCCCATAGACAGGACAGAGCATCCACAGACAGGTCAGAGCAtccacagacaggacagagcaCCCACAGAGGGGTCAGAGCATCCACAGACAGGTCAGAGCATCCACAGAGGGGTCAGAGCACCCATAGACAGGACAGAGCAtccacagacaggacagagcaTCCACAGACAG GTCAGAGCACCCACAGAGGGGTCAGAGCAcccacagacaggacagagcatccacagacaggacagagcaTCCACAGACAGGTCAGAGCAcccacagacaggacagagcatccacagacaggacagagcaCTCACAGACAGGTCAGAGCACCCACAGAGGGGTCAGAGCAcccacagacaggacagagcatccacagacaggacagagcaTCCACAGACAGGTCAGAGCATCCACAGATGGGTCAGAGCAtccacagacaggacagagcaCCCCGGGTCAGAGCACCCACAGACAGATCAGAGCAcccacagacaggacagacTACCCACAGAGGGGTCAGAGCACCCACAGAGGGGTCAGAGCAcccacagacaggacagagcaTCCACAGGCAGATCAGAGCATCCACAGGCAGATCAGAGCAcccacagacaggacagagcatccacagacaggacagagcaTTCACAGAGGTCAGAGCACCCACAGACAGGTCAGAGCACCCACAGAGGGGTCAGAGCACCCACAGAGGGGTCAGAGCAcccacagacaggacagagcacccacagacaggacagagcatccacagacaggacagagcaTCCACAGACAGGTCAGAGCACCCACAGAGGGGTCAGAGCAcccacagacaggacagagcaTCCACAGAGGGGTCAGAGCATCCACAGACAGGTCAGAGCATCCACAGACAGGTCAGAGCATCCACAGACAGGTCAGAGCACCCACAGACAGGTCAGAGCAcccacagacaggacagagcacccacagaggggtcagagcacccacagaggggtcagagcacccacagacaggacagagcaTCCACAGACAGGTCAGAGCAcccacagacaggacagagcatccacagacaggacagagcaTCCACAGACAGGTCAGAGCAtccacagacaggacagagcacccacagacaggacagagcacccacagaggggtcagagcacccacagacaggacagagcaTCCACAGACAGGTCAGAGCAcccacagacaggacagagcatccacagacaggacagagcatccacagacaggacagagcaTCCACAGACAGGTCAGAGCAcccacagacaggacagagcacccacagaggggtcagagcacccacagacaggacagagcacccacagacaggacagagcaTCCACAGACAGGTCAGAGCAtccacagacaggacagagcaCTCACAGACAGGTCAGAGCACCCACAGACAGGTCAGAGCATTCACAGACAGGTCAGAGCATCCACAGACAGGTCAGAGCACCCACAGAGGGGTCAGAGCACCCACAGAGGGGTCAGAGCACCCACAGACAGGGTCAGAGCACCCACAGACAGGTCAGAGCCCCCCGGgtcagagctccctgctctgagcactcTGTCTGTagggcagtgacacagggacaaggatgggtggctcaggcagcagctcctcatcagAGCATCCCCTTGGGGTAA
- the LOC129046772 gene encoding filaggrin-2-like isoform X1 → MDVLPRPTTRTHGCLCHSIPDTRGNIYRWDRAPTDRSEHPQTGQSTHRQDRASTDRSEHPQTGQSTHRGVRASTDRTEHPQTGQSIHRQVRAPTDRTEHPQTGQSTHRQVRAPTEGSEHPQTGQSIHRQDRASTDRSEHPQTGQSIHRQDRALTDRSEHPQRGQSTHRQDRASTDRTEHPQTGQSIHRWVRASTDRTEHPGSEHPQTDQSTHRQDRLPTEGSEHPQRGQSTHRQDRASTGRSEHPQADQSTHRQDRASTDRTEHSQRSEHPQTGQSTHRGVRAPTEGSEHPQTGQSTHRQDRASTDRTEHPQTGQSTHRGVRAPTDRTEHPQRGQSIHRQVRASTDRSEHPQTGQSTHRQVRAPTDRTEHPQRGQSTHRGVRAPTDRTEHPQTGQSTHRQDRASTDRTEHPQTGQSIHRQDRAPTDRTEHPQRGQSTHRQDRASTDRSEHPQTGQSIHRQDRASTDRTEHPQTGQSTHRQDRAPTEGSEHPQTGQSTHRQDRASTDRSEHPQTGQSTHRQVRAPTDRSEHSQTGQSIHRQVRAPTEGSEHPQRGQSTHRQGQSTHRQVRAPRVRAPCSEHSVCRAVTQGQGWVAQAAAPHQSIPLG, encoded by the exons ATGGATGTGCTGCCCAGGCCCACCACGAGGACACACGGATGTTTGTGTCACAGCATCCCAGACACACGTGGGAACATCTACAGGTGGGACAGAGCACCCACAGACAGGTCAGAGCAcccacagacaggacagagcaCCCATAGACAGGACAGAGCATCCACAGACAGGTCAGAGCAtccacagacaggacagagcaCCCACAGAGGGGTCAGAGCATCCACAGACAG GACAGAGCAtccacagacaggacagagcaTCCACAGACAGGTCAGAGCAcccacagacaggacagagcatccacagacaggacagagcaCTCACAGACAGGTCAGAGCACCCACAGAGGGGTCAGAGCAcccacagacaggacagagcatccacagacaggacagagcaTCCACAGACAGGTCAGAGCAcccacagacaggacagagcatccacagacaggacagagcaCTCACAGACAGGTCAGAGCACCCACAGAGGGGTCAGAGCAcccacagacaggacagagcatccacagacaggacagagcaTCCACAGACAGGTCAGAGCATCCACAGATGGGTCAGAGCAtccacagacaggacagagcaCCCCGGGTCAGAGCACCCACAGACAGATCAGAGCAcccacagacaggacagacTACCCACAGAGGGGTCAGAGCACCCACAGAGGGGTCAGAGCAcccacagacaggacagagcaTCCACAGGCAGATCAGAGCATCCACAGGCAGATCAGAGCAcccacagacaggacagagcatccacagacaggacagagcaTTCACAGAGGTCAGAGCACCCACAGACAGGTCAGAGCACCCACAGAGGGGTCAGAGCACCCACAGAGGGGTCAGAGCAcccacagacaggacagagcacccacagacaggacagagcatccacagacaggacagagcaTCCACAGACAGGTCAGAGCACCCACAGAGGGGTCAGAGCAcccacagacaggacagagcaTCCACAGAGGGGTCAGAGCATCCACAGACAGGTCAGAGCATCCACAGACAGGTCAGAGCATCCACAGACAGGTCAGAGCACCCACAGACAGGTCAGAGCAcccacagacaggacagagcacccacagaggggtcagagcacccacagaggggtcagagcacccacagacaggacagagcaTCCACAGACAGGTCAGAGCAcccacagacaggacagagcatccacagacaggacagagcaTCCACAGACAGGTCAGAGCAtccacagacaggacagagcacccacagacaggacagagcacccacagaggggtcagagcacccacagacaggacagagcaTCCACAGACAGGTCAGAGCAcccacagacaggacagagcatccacagacaggacagagcatccacagacaggacagagcaTCCACAGACAGGTCAGAGCAcccacagacaggacagagcacccacagaggggtcagagcacccacagacaggacagagcacccacagacaggacagagcaTCCACAGACAGGTCAGAGCAtccacagacaggacagagcaCTCACAGACAGGTCAGAGCACCCACAGACAGGTCAGAGCATTCACAGACAGGTCAGAGCATCCACAGACAGGTCAGAGCACCCACAGAGGGGTCAGAGCACCCACAGAGGGGTCAGAGCACCCACAGACAGGGTCAGAGCACCCACAGACAGGTCAGAGCCCCCCGGgtcagagctccctgctctgagcactcTGTCTGTagggcagtgacacagggacaaggatgggtggctcaggcagcagctcctcatcagAGCATCCCCTTGGGGTAA
- the LOC129046772 gene encoding filaggrin-2-like isoform X3: MCCPGPPRGHTDVCVTASQTHVGTSTGGTEHPQTGQSTHRQDRAPIDRTEHPQTGQSIHRQDRAPTEGSEHPQTGQSIHRGVRAPIDRTEHPQTGQSIHRQVRAPTDRTEHPQTGQSTHRQVRAPTEGSEHPQTGQSIHRQDRASTDRSEHPQTGQSIHRQDRALTDRSEHPQRGQSTHRQDRASTDRTEHPQTGQSIHRWVRASTDRTEHPGSEHPQTDQSTHRQDRLPTEGSEHPQRGQSTHRQDRASTGRSEHPQADQSTHRQDRASTDRTEHSQRSEHPQTGQSTHRGVRAPTEGSEHPQTGQSTHRQDRASTDRTEHPQTGQSTHRGVRAPTDRTEHPQRGQSIHRQVRASTDRSEHPQTGQSTHRQVRAPTDRTEHPQRGQSTHRGVRAPTDRTEHPQTGQSTHRQDRASTDRTEHPQTGQSIHRQDRAPTDRTEHPQRGQSTHRQDRASTDRSEHPQTGQSIHRQDRASTDRTEHPQTGQSTHRQDRAPTEGSEHPQTGQSTHRQDRASTDRSEHPQTGQSTHRQVRAPTDRSEHSQTGQSIHRQVRAPRVRAPCSEHSVCRAVTQGQGWVAQAAAPHQSIPLG; this comes from the exons ATGTGCTGCCCAGGCCCACCACGAGGACACACGGATGTTTGTGTCACAGCATCCCAGACACACGTGGGAACATCTACAGGTGGGACAGAGCACCCACAGACAGGTCAGAGCAcccacagacaggacagagcaCCCATAGACAGGACAGAGCATCCACAGACAGGTCAGAGCAtccacagacaggacagagcaCCCACAGAGGGGTCAGAGCATCCACAGACAGGTCAGAGCATCCACAGAGGGGTCAGAGCACCCATAGACAGGACAGAGCAtccacagacaggacagagcaTCCACAGACAGGTCAGAGCAcccacagacaggacagagcatccacagacaggacagagcaCTCACAGACAGGTCAGAGCACCCACAGAGGGGTCAGAGCAcccacagacaggacagagcatccacagacaggacagagcaTCCACAGACAGGTCAGAGCAcccacagacaggacagagcatccacagacaggacagagcaCTCACAGACAGGTCAGAGCACCCACAGAGGGGTCAGAGCAcccacagacaggacagagcatccacagacaggacagagcaTCCACAGACAGGTCAGAGCATCCACAGATGGGTCAGAGCAtccacagacaggacagagcaCCCCGGGTCAGAGCACCCACAGACAGATCAGAGCAcccacagacaggacagacTACCCACAGAGGGGTCAGAGCACCCACAGAGGGGTCAGAGCAcccacagacaggacagagcaTCCACAGGCAGATCAGAGCATCCACAGGCAGATCAGAGCAcccacagacaggacagagcatccacagacaggacagagcaTTCACAGAGGTCAGAGCACCCACAGACAGGTCAGAGCACCCACAGAGGGGTCAGAGCACCCACAGAGGGGTCAGAGCAcccacagacaggacagagcacccacagacaggacagagcatccacagacaggacagagcaTCCACAGACAGGTCAGAGCACCCACAGAGGGGTCAGAGCAcccacagacaggacagagcaTCCACAGAGGGGTCAGAGCATCCACAGACAGGTCAGAGCATCCACAGACAGGTCAGAGCATCCACAGACAGGTCAGAGCACCCACAGACAGGTCAGAGCAcccacagacaggacagagcacccacagaggggtcagagcacccacagaggggtcagagcacccacagacaggacagagcaTCCACAGACAGGTCAGAGCAcccacagacaggacagagcatccacagacaggacagagcaTCCACAGACAGGTCAGAGCAtccacagacaggacagagcacccacagacaggacagagcacccacagaggggtcagagcacccacagacaggacagagcaTCCACAGACAGGTCAGAGCAcccacagacaggacagagcatccacagacaggacagagcatccacagacaggacagagcaTCCACAGACAGGTCAGAGCAcccacagacaggacagagcacccacagaggggtcagagcacccacagacaggacagagcacccacagacaggacagagcaTCCACAGACAGGTCAGAGCAtccacagacaggacagagcaCTCACAGACAGGTCAGAGCACCCACAGACAGGTCAGAGCATTCACAGACAGGTCAGAGCATCCACAGACAG GTCAGAGCCCCCCGGgtcagagctccctgctctgagcactcTGTCTGTagggcagtgacacagggacaaggatgggtggctcaggcagcagctcctcatcagAGCATCCCCTTGGGGTAA